A DNA window from Pseudarthrobacter sp. W1I19 contains the following coding sequences:
- the ppgK gene encoding polyphosphate--glucose phosphotransferase, which yields MAKKDEKSHKNAPLIGIDIGGTGIKGGIVDLKKGKLLGDRFRVPTPQPATPEAVAEAVALVVSELSARPEAPAAGSPVGVTFPGIIQHGVVHSAANVDKAWLNTDIDGLLTERLGRPVEVINDADAAGLAEARYGAGAGVSGTVLVITLGTGIGSAFIFNGKLVPNAELGHLEIDGHDAETKASAVARERDGLSWDEYSVLLQRYFSHVEFLFSPELFIVGGGISKRADEYLPNLKLRTPIVPAVLRNEAGIVGAAIEIALKHKLAK from the coding sequence TTGGCCAAGAAGGACGAGAAGTCGCACAAGAACGCCCCGCTGATCGGCATCGACATCGGAGGCACGGGAATCAAGGGCGGCATCGTCGACCTGAAAAAGGGCAAGCTCCTGGGTGATCGGTTCCGTGTACCCACCCCGCAGCCGGCCACTCCTGAGGCAGTAGCCGAGGCGGTGGCGCTGGTGGTCTCCGAGCTCTCCGCCCGTCCCGAGGCGCCCGCCGCCGGCTCCCCCGTGGGCGTAACGTTCCCCGGGATCATCCAGCACGGCGTGGTCCACTCCGCAGCCAATGTGGACAAAGCCTGGCTCAACACGGACATCGATGGCCTCCTGACCGAGCGCCTGGGCCGTCCAGTGGAGGTCATTAACGACGCCGACGCCGCCGGGCTCGCCGAAGCCCGCTACGGTGCCGGTGCCGGGGTTTCCGGCACCGTGCTGGTGATTACCTTGGGCACCGGCATCGGCTCTGCCTTTATCTTCAACGGCAAGCTGGTACCGAACGCCGAACTCGGCCACCTGGAGATTGACGGCCATGACGCCGAGACCAAGGCCTCCGCCGTTGCCCGGGAACGCGACGGGCTGTCCTGGGACGAATACAGTGTCCTGCTGCAGCGCTACTTCTCCCATGTCGAGTTCCTGTTCTCCCCCGAACTGTTCATCGTGGGCGGCGGCATCTCCAAGCGCGCCGACGAGTACCTTCCCAACCTCAAGCTCCGTACGCCCATCGTTCCGGCGGTCCTGCGCAACGAGGCCGGCATTGTGGGGGCCGCCATCGAAATCGCCCTGAAGCACAAGCTCGCCAAGTAG
- the nrdR gene encoding transcriptional regulator NrdR: MYCPFCRNPDSRVVDSRMADDGSAIRRRRQCPECGRRFTTVETTSLSVIKRSGVGEPFSRSKVINGVRKACQGRPVSEDDLALLAQEVEEQIRSSGAAEIDAHEVGLVILGPLQKLDKVAYLRFASVYQAFESLEDFETAIALLRQEAEDDAKGTAAKAAKTTEKSPL, encoded by the coding sequence ATGTATTGTCCGTTCTGCCGCAACCCCGATTCCCGCGTGGTGGACAGCCGGATGGCCGACGACGGCTCGGCCATCCGCCGCCGCCGCCAGTGCCCCGAGTGCGGCCGCAGGTTCACCACCGTGGAAACCACCAGCCTGTCGGTGATCAAGCGGTCCGGCGTGGGGGAGCCCTTCAGCCGCAGCAAAGTCATCAATGGCGTCCGCAAGGCCTGTCAGGGCCGGCCGGTCAGCGAGGACGACCTCGCGCTGCTGGCACAGGAAGTCGAAGAGCAGATCCGCTCCTCCGGTGCGGCCGAAATCGACGCCCACGAGGTGGGGCTCGTGATCCTCGGGCCGTTGCAGAAGCTGGACAAGGTTGCCTACCTGCGGTTCGCCAGTGTGTATCAGGCCTTTGAATCCCTCGAAGACTTTGAGACGGCCATCGCCCTGCTCCGTCAGGAAGCCGAAGACGACGCCAAGGGCACCGCCGCAAAGGCCGCCAAAACCACCGAAAAGAGCCCGCTCTAA
- the hisD gene encoding histidinol dehydrogenase, whose translation MTISSEFPAVPAAATVSFRTVDLRGRNLTLAALRATVPRAQGQTVADAEEKVLDIISAVRQRGFEALTELALRFDGVEQDHPLVPQEALSAALEQLDPVVRRALEESISRARRFAEGQKPRNVDVQLGDGALVSQNWVPVARVGLYVPGGLAVYPSSVIMNVVPALAAGVESIALASPPQKEFGGLPHPTILAAAALLGITEVYAIGGAQAVAAFAYGVPAAESGPALEPVDVVTGPGNIFVATAKRLVKGVVGIDSEAGTTEIAILADSTAQPALVAADLISQAEHDPKAASVLITDSEDLAAAVRAELDLQAAVTKHAARVREALSGPQSGVVLVDNLEQGIAACDAYAAEHLEIMTRDAAAVAGRIRNAGAIFVGDYSPVSLGDYCAGSNHVLPTSGTAAFSSGLNVTTFLRAIQVVNYSREALAEVSAHIVSLSGAEDLPAHGEAVTARFPGQQGASSADM comes from the coding sequence GTGACCATTTCTTCGGAGTTCCCCGCCGTCCCTGCCGCTGCCACCGTGAGCTTCCGCACCGTTGACCTCCGGGGCCGGAACCTGACCCTTGCGGCACTCCGCGCCACCGTGCCGCGTGCCCAGGGCCAGACTGTGGCCGACGCTGAAGAAAAGGTCCTCGACATCATTTCGGCCGTTCGGCAGCGGGGCTTCGAAGCCCTGACCGAGCTGGCCCTCCGCTTCGACGGCGTGGAACAGGACCATCCGCTGGTCCCGCAGGAGGCCCTGTCAGCCGCCTTGGAGCAGCTGGATCCGGTGGTGCGCCGGGCGCTGGAGGAATCCATCAGCCGGGCACGCCGTTTTGCCGAGGGCCAGAAGCCGCGCAACGTTGACGTCCAACTGGGCGACGGCGCCCTGGTGAGCCAGAACTGGGTGCCCGTGGCGCGGGTGGGCCTCTATGTTCCCGGCGGCCTGGCGGTCTATCCGTCCTCGGTGATCATGAACGTGGTCCCTGCCCTCGCGGCAGGCGTGGAGTCCATTGCGCTTGCGTCGCCTCCGCAGAAGGAGTTCGGAGGGCTTCCGCACCCCACCATCCTTGCCGCCGCAGCGCTTCTGGGCATCACCGAGGTGTACGCCATCGGCGGGGCGCAGGCAGTTGCCGCGTTCGCCTACGGGGTGCCCGCTGCTGAGTCCGGCCCTGCGCTGGAACCGGTGGACGTGGTGACTGGCCCGGGCAACATCTTTGTGGCAACGGCCAAGCGGCTGGTGAAGGGCGTGGTGGGTATCGATTCCGAGGCGGGGACCACGGAGATCGCCATCCTGGCAGACTCCACCGCGCAGCCGGCCCTGGTTGCCGCGGACCTCATCAGCCAGGCCGAGCACGACCCCAAGGCAGCATCGGTGCTGATTACCGACTCGGAGGACCTCGCCGCCGCTGTCCGCGCAGAGCTGGACCTGCAGGCCGCCGTCACCAAGCACGCGGCCCGCGTCCGCGAAGCCCTCTCCGGACCCCAATCCGGCGTTGTCCTGGTGGATAACCTCGAGCAGGGCATTGCAGCATGTGACGCGTACGCCGCCGAGCACCTGGAGATCATGACCCGGGACGCAGCTGCCGTGGCCGGGAGGATCCGCAATGCGGGGGCCATCTTTGTTGGCGACTACAGCCCGGTGTCCCTGGGGGACTACTGCGCAGGGTCCAACCACGTGCTGCCTACCAGCGGTACTGCTGCCTTTTCGTCCGGCCTGAACGTCACCACTTTCCTGCGTGCAATCCAGGTGGTGAACTACAGCCGTGAGGCGCTGGCGGAGGTCAGCGCCCACATTGTGAGCCTGTCCGGCGCGGAAGACCTGCCCGCCCACGGGGAAGCTGTCACCGCGCGGTTCCCGGGACAGCAGGGGGCCTCGTCCGCCGACATGTAG
- a CDS encoding flavin reductase family protein, giving the protein MTESEAPFERTFKEMFRRHAAGVAIITVNYQDRPFGFTATSVASLSAQPPRFTFNMARSSGSWPAVANTTYIGVHMLGLENQALADRFARGTNRFEGDHWEVGPHGVPVLKDVAGWLIGEVQMRLSFENNAVVVVQVVDGQVGGEGSPLLYHGGAYGQPVPLDYEI; this is encoded by the coding sequence GTGACCGAATCTGAGGCGCCCTTCGAGCGGACGTTCAAGGAGATGTTTCGGCGCCATGCGGCCGGCGTCGCCATCATCACGGTCAATTACCAGGACCGCCCGTTTGGATTCACCGCCACGTCCGTGGCTTCCCTGTCCGCGCAGCCACCGCGCTTTACGTTCAACATGGCCCGCAGCTCCGGGTCCTGGCCTGCCGTGGCCAACACCACTTATATCGGCGTCCACATGCTCGGCCTCGAGAACCAGGCGCTGGCAGACCGTTTTGCCCGCGGCACCAACCGCTTTGAGGGCGACCACTGGGAAGTAGGGCCGCACGGCGTGCCCGTACTGAAGGACGTGGCCGGCTGGCTGATCGGCGAGGTGCAGATGCGCCTCTCATTCGAGAACAACGCCGTGGTGGTGGTCCAGGTGGTTGACGGCCAGGTGGGCGGCGAGGGTTCTCCCCTGCTGTACCACGGCGGGGCGTACGGACAGCCCGTGCCGCTGGACTACGAAATCTAG